In Massilia sp. METH4, the genomic window CGTATCGCCCCTTTTGCTGATGCCCAGAAGATTCGTGCGACCGCCTGTCGAATGCTGCTTGGGTACTAGGCCGATCCACGCTGCGAGTTGCCTGCCATTGGCGAAGTTCCTCGCGTTACCGATCGCCGCGACCAAAGCGCTGGCTGTGATCGGTCCTATGCCGGGTATCTTCTCCAACCGTTTGGACATCGGGTTCGAGCGGTGCCATTTCAGAATTTCCAGCTCGAATTCGTTGACTCTTCTATCCAGCACCTTTAAGTGATCGAGAAGTTCCAGAATGGTCTGGCGAAAAATGCCGGGCAACTCATCCTTCGCTTCGTCGAGCAGTGCCGGTACTCGCTCCCTGAGCACGGCCAAACCCTTCGGGACAACGAGGCCAAACTCCGCCAGCAGGCCGCGAATCTGGTTGGCCTGAGCAGTACGCTGCTTGACGAACCCACTACGCGCCGTGTGAACAGCGATAATCGCCTGCTGCTCAATAGTCTTGATCGGCACAAAGCGCATGTTTGGCCTTTGCACTGCCTCGCAGATTGCCTCGGCATCGGCTGCATCGTGCTTGTTGGTCTTCA contains:
- a CDS encoding IS110 family transposase yields the protein MKITTCSMDLAKEVFQFHGVNASGKVEMRCQLRRGKVMRFFSNMPPCLIGMEACGSAHYWARQLQSLGHTVKLIAPQFVKPYVKTNKHDAADAEAICEAVQRPNMRFVPIKTIEQQAIIAVHTARSGFVKQRTAQANQIRGLLAEFGLVVPKGLAVLRERVPALLDEAKDELPGIFRQTILELLDHLKVLDRRVNEFELEILKWHRSNPMSKRLEKIPGIGPITASALVAAIGNARNFANGRQLAAWIGLVPKQHSTGGRTNLLGISKRGDTYLRTLLIHGARAVIQHAVKKDPSKSGWLHSLLGRRHKNVAAVALANKNARTVWALLAHDREFRADYAAA